A segment of the Nitrospina gracilis 3/211 genome:
AGTTGCGTCGCTGGTGTGCGACGGGTTCAGCGACAAGGATATCGCGCGACGGCTTTTCATCAGTCCGAACACCGTCAACAATCACCTGAAAAACATTTTCAGGAAAATGGAGGTGCACACGCGCGTGCAACTGGCACACCGACTGCAGGGCATCCTTCAAGGAAAGGAAGCGTGATGAGTCCAGATATCGACCCACCTTGCTCCCTGTCGGAAGCCGATTACATAAAAGTCATCGAGAGCATCCGCCAATTTTATCGATGCGAAACACGGGGGCAACTTGAAACCTTAATCAAGGAAACCCTTTTCCCATTGTTCAGGGTGCAAACATTTGGGGCGAGCTGGATCGATTTTGATTTGGGAAGAAAGACCCAGGGGCATGGAAAAACAATTTTTCAACTGGGCTACACGCAGGAAGAAGCCGACGCCTGGCAGAAAGTGTATCCCTACCATGAAGACATCACCCGATTGTTTGCCACCAGCCTGCGACCCGTCCTGGCTTTCGATGTGGACCTTCCCCGGTCCAGCCTGCAAGACGTTATGAAAAATTTTTTATGCGACCACCCACAATACAGGAAGCCCGGATTCGAGTCCCTTCACACCGTTACCAGCCTGATTGCTTTGGTCGACCCTCCGGACTTTAATATTGGAATCGGTTTGACACGGTTTCAACCCTACGAGGACCCATTCACCGCCCGGGAAGTGCGATTGGCGGAATTGATCCGTCCCAGCCTCATTCATGCCCTCAAATTTATAGCCATTAATGAAGAGTGGAAAACCACCCGATCTCTTGTAAACCAGCTTTCAAAAACCGCCAGCCCCATGTGCCTTATTCAACCGCAGGGGCTGATCACTTTTTGCAATGAAGCTTTCCAGAACATAACGAATTTGAAGCGAGGTCAATTCCTTCCCGAATCTTTCAGGGAATTGATAAAGGAGAGGGAAGAAGGCCTTACCGAGCCGGCCTGTGTGGAAGCCCCTTCCGATTTTATGGATTTTATCACATTGCCCTCTGGAGACGTGCATTGCGCGTGGACCCGTTTGGTGCATTCGGACGAAACCGAGGCTGGATGCTGGCTGCTCAAAATGAAACCCGTCGCCGATCCCTATTTAAATACCATGCTGGTGATGAAACGGGCGGGATTGACTCCACGAGAAAAAGAAATTGCAGAAAGGATGTGTGATGGGCTCGGCGATTCCAATATTTCCCAGCGCCTGTTCATTTCCCCTGCCACTCTAAAAAATCACTTCAAAAGCATCTATCAAAAACTCGACGTACATTCACGCACACAATTAATGGAACGACTCAGACCAACTTCTAAATCCGAAAGGAGTTGATCATGAATAACTCAAAAAGATTTACGCTGGCTGAAACAGATTATTTGAATGTAATCCACATCATGCAGAAACTCCACCCCTGCCGGACGCGAAGCGATTTGAAGAATTGCTTCAAACAAGACATCCTTCCTTTCTTTGAAGCCGATGACGCGATTTACGGGTCGCATGATATCAACCTGATCAAGGGATTATCCCTTTCCGTGAATGCCATGGACGCAGTACGGGTTCCGGGCGACCAGATGCCCCTGGTGAATAAAATGGGCCAGTACTTCATTTCCTTTCCGCAAACCTTTTCCCGAACCCACCGGAAAGTCATCGCTCATGATGTGGACATCCCGAGAGAACGTTTGCAAAAGGAAATCCAAAACTTTTTCAAAGACCATCCCCAATATTCGCCTCTAAACATTTATCCCATTCAGCGCGGTTACGAATCTTCCCTGGGAACCCATGACAGCGGGGATAAGGTCACAACCGGGATCCTCCGTTACGCACCCAATCACAAACTCTGGACGCGGAGGGAAATCCGCCTCATGGAACTTCTTCTGCCCGCGCTCAACGGCGCCATCAAGCGAGTGGCCATTCAGGAGCAGGTGAAAACCCACCAGGCATTGATTGTGGCGCTGGAAACCATGGATACCCCCATGGCGCTGGTGCAGGAAGACGGACGGGTGCCGTACCGCAATGCGGCCTTCTCGCATCTCGTTCCTGTCAAAAGCGGCGGGGTTCTGCCACAACCCTTGATGGGGTTGGTGGAGCAACAGAAATACCGGATGAAACCGGACCGACGACCGGATTCAGCCAGTCTTCGTTTGGCGTTTTATCAGCATAACGGCTCTACCCATCGTCTGGATCTTACGGAGTTGAATGCGAATGGCAATGGCAGGGACCCCGCCTGGCTGTTGCGCCTGGATGCGGCCGACGATCCCCACACCGGACTGCACCGTACTCTGCAAACCGCCGAGCTGACGCCGCGCGAGGTGGAAGTCGCCATACTTGCAGGCGATGGACTGGAAGATGCCGACATCGCCCAGCGCCTGTTCATTTCTGCCGCCACGCTTAAAAACCATTTCAGAAGGATTTACAAAAAACTCGGCGTGCATTCCCGCACGCAACTGGTGGCAAACCTCAGGTCATCATGGAATCCCATAGCAGGAGGTTGATCATGGACGACCGGACTCACACCGCACTGCCTGAAAATGATTACCAGGCTCTCATCCAAATCATGCATCGGCTGTACAACTGTAAGGCCAAAAGCGACCTGAAGGCCGTGTTTAAAAACAGCATCCTTCCCTTCTTCGAAGCCGAGGACAGCAGTTATGCCTGGATGGATGTGCAAATGATTGAGGACAAGCTCATACCCGGCCAAACCATCGACTGCATCCTGATCCCGGAAAAACAGTTTTCCATCCTGGAAAAAATAAGCGGTTACATGGTTTCCATTGGGGAGACCTTCATTCAATCCGGCCGCCCGGTGATCGCCCACGATGTGGACATCCCACGCGAGAAGCTTCAGGAAGAATTGCAAAACTTTTTCCGGGATCATCCGATCCACACTCCGGCGGATTTATACGGCAATGAAAGTTATCTGGCAACACTCGTCGCCAACCATCGTCCGGACAACGTCGTGGTGGGTTTGCACCGCTATGCGCCCAACGACAAGCTCTGGACGCGGCGGGAGATCCGCCTCATGGAGTTATTGCATCCAACCCTTTTCAGCGTGATCAAACGCGTGGCCATCCAGGAACAGGTAAAAACCCACAAGGCGTTGGTTGCAGCACTGGATCAAACCGGCGCACCCATGGCGCTGGTAGGAGAAGGCGGACGTGTGCTGTACCGCAACGCCGCATTTTCCTGCATCGTCGCAGTCGAAAGCGGCGGCGTCTTACCTCCACCCCTTCGAAAATTATTGGAACGACAGGCAAACCGGATGAATCCCGCAAAAGTTCCGGAATCCGGCGCGCCCCTCCTGGCATTTTTCCCTCAGGGGCAAGCCGTTTACCGTCTTGATTTCACACAATTGTTTCAGGATGGAAACAGGGCCGACCCTACATGGATTTTACGCCTGCATCCCGTTGACGATCCTTACACCCGGCTTCGTTTGAATCTGCAAAAGGCCGGGCTGACGCCAAGAGAAATGGAAACTGCCATCCTGGCGGGCGACGGCCTGGACGACGTCGACATCGCCCAACGCCTGTTCATCTCCCCCAACACTCTTAAAAACCATTTCAAAAGCATCTACAGAAAGCTCGACGTCCACTCGCGCACGCAACTGGTGGCAAACCTCAGGTCATCATGGAAGCCCATAGCAGGAGGTTGATCATGGACGACCGGAACCACACCTCACTTCCTGAAAAAGATTACTTGAAAATCATTGAGATCATCCAGGCCTTGAACCGTTGCCAGATCAGGGAGGATATAAATCTGGTAGCTCTCAATCATCTTCTACCCTTAGTGGAAGCGGACCACATGGGAGTCGCTTTTAGCGGCATGGATATTGGCAACAAACAACATTTACCCTGCAGGGTTTTTATGGGATCGTTTAAGAATAGGGTGGAGTTGAGTGATCAGGAGTATGAGGCCATTGAAAAAGCATTTCCCTACTATAAATCCACGGCCAAAACTCTGCTTGAAACGTTCAGGCCGGTGATTTCTCATGACATCGATATACCAAGAGAAGAGCTACAAAAAGAACTTAGCCAATTTTTTGCGGACCATCCGCAATATAATCGGGACAAATTCTTTTATCTCAAAAATATAGAATCCACTTTGGCTGTTATGGAGCCACGGGACTGGAATCTGGCTATGGGTTTCAATCGTTTTTACCCTGGAGCCAAGTTTTGGACACGACGGGAAATTCGCCTGATTGAACTGCTGCGTCCTACCTTGTTCACCGCTGTCAAACGCGTGGCCATCCAGGAACAGGTAAAAACCCACAAGGCGTTGGTTGCAGCACTGGATCAAACCGGCGCACCCATGGCGCTGGTAGGAGAAGGCGGACGTGTGCTGTATCGCAATGCGGCGTTTTCGACGATGGTGGAAGTGGATACGGGAGGCGTGCTACCACGGCCTATGCGAGAGTTGGTGGAACAACAGGTGGCGCGGATGAGTCCCGATGAGATCCCGGAATCCGGCGCGCCCCTCCTTGCATTTTTCCCTCAGGGGCAAGCCGTTTACCGTCTTGATTTCACACAATTGTTTCGGGATGGAAACAGGGCCGACCCTGCATGGATTTTACGCCTGCATCCCGTTGACGATCCTTACACCCGGCTTCGCTTGAATCTGCAAAAGGCCGGGCTGACGCCAAGAGAAATGGAAACTGCCATCCTGGCGGGCGACGGCCTGGACGACGTCGACATCGCCCAACGCCTGTTCATCTCCCCCAACACTCTTAAAAACCATTTCAAAAGTATCTACAGAAAGCTCGACGTCCACTCGCGCACGCAACTGGTGGCCCGCCTGCGGCCACCGCCGGAACCTTAGGGAGATTGATCATGAATGGCACTCGGCACACTTCTTTGGAGGAAAGGGACTATCTCGCCATTCTGGACATAATCCCCCGAATGCTTGACTGTCGTTGCCGGGAAGATATTAAAATTTCCATACAAAAATACATTCTGCCTTTGTTTGAGGCTCAATCCGCCATGTGGGTTTGGGTTGATGTTGATTTTTTATCCGAGCGACTCCGCAATCCAAAATTCATCGGCAGTGCAGGGATACCGGAAGAAGAGCTGGAAATAATTCACCTTTTTGTCCCATACCAATTCTCCATACCTCAAAAAATTGCAGAAACGACTCGGTTGGTTGTCGCTCACGACATTGATATCCCCAGAGAAAAAATTGAAAAAGAGAAGGACTTGTTCTTTGCAGATCACCCGCAATACCGGGGAGAAAAAGGCAACTATCTGAGGCAACCGGTAAACATTTTGGGCACCATTGACCGCCCGGATTTCAGCCTGGCTTTTGGGATTCAACGCCGTTTCCCCTTCGACAAACCGTTTACATTGAGGGATATCCGGGTGCTTGAACTCATCCAGCCTCACCTTTTGCGAGTCATAAAAACCGTGGTATTGAATGAAGAACTGACCAAATACAAGGCATTGACGGAAACACTTGCGGAAACTTCCTCAGCGGTTGCACTCGTCAGCCTGGATCACAGGATCATTTTTCGTAATGCGACCTTTTCCCAGTTACTGCCTGTCCAGGAGAATCAACGGTTGCCTCGAAAGGTTGCGGATTTGCTGGAAACGGAGGCATCCAAATACATATCTCCTTTCAGTTCGGATTCCTCGACTCTTGAACTACCCTTCATTCAATTACCCAAGGGGATGTTCCGTTTGACCGCCTCCCCAATGAGTCCACAGGGGGAGGTGGAAGAGCAATGCTGGCTTCTGCAATTAAAGCCCGCGACGGAACCGTTTTCCCAAATGAATTTGTTGATGCAGAACAAAAGCCTCACCCCCCGGGAAATGGAAATCGCTTATTTGATCTGCGATGGGATGACCGATCAAGAAATAGGGGGCCGCTTGTTCATCAGCATTCATACAGTCAAAAACCATTTCAAAAGCATCTACAGAAAGTTCGACGTGCATTCGCGTACGCAACTGGTGGCAACCCTGCAATCCTTCAAGCCCACACCGGAGGGCTAAAGCATGGCCAGGCAGTCCCACACACCCCTTCCTGAAAAAGATTACCTGAAAATCATCGAGATCATCCAGGCACTGCACCGTTGCCGGAACAGAAATGACATGCGGCAATTCATTCAAAAATATTTCGTTGAGGGGATGGAGGTGGATTACGTAGCCTGGGGGTGGGTGGAGGTACAGAAAGATTTAATGAAGGTTAGGGGCGCACAGGTACTCGATTGCGTCGGGTTGCCGGAAAATGAAATTGAATGCGTCCGCAAGATGCTGGACTACCACGACCAGTTGACCGAGTTTATACTGAACGGATTCCGCACCGTCACCGCTGCCGATGTGGACCACAGCCGGTCCCTTCTTCCCCGCCAGGTGGACGCCTTCTTTACAGACCATCCGGAATACGATCGCGAAACAATGAAAGTGGGAAAGCTGGTGACGGCCATGTGCTTTTTCGACCGGCCCAACCTGGATGTCGGCCTGGGTTTGAACCGGGTGTTTCCCAACACCAAGGCGTTCACCCTGCGGGACGTGCGCATGCTTGAGTTGCTACAACCGGTTCTGGTGGCCACAATCAAACGCATCGCCCTGCAGGAGCAGTTGAAAACCTACCAGGTCCTGACCGACGCACTGGCGGATTGCGACCTGCCTCTGGCGCTGACCCAGACGGACGGCCGCCTGCTGTTTCGCAATGAGAGATTCCAACAGATCGTTCCGGTGGAGCCAATGAGCCTTTTGCCGGAAACCCTGATTGCATTGCTCCATAAACAGGCCGCGCGGATTTACCCGGAACATCCGTCCACCGCCGCCGCCCCCGGCATCGAAACTTTTGAACACGGCGGGGAAGCCTACCGGTTTGAAGCCACACCGGTTCATCCCGATACCGCCTTGGACAACCCGGCATGGCTGTTGCGCCTGCACCCGGCGGACGACCCTCATTCCACCCTGCACCGTCACCTGCAGACCGCAAAGCTCACCCCACGCGAGGTGGAGGTGGCCATCCTTGCCACGGACGGAATGGAAGACGCCCACATCGCCGAACGGCTGTTCATCAGCCCGCACACGCTCAAGAACCATCTCAAGCAAATATACAGGAAGCTGGGTGTGCAAAACCGCACGAAGCTTGTCGCCAGGCTCAAACCCTTTTGATCCAATGGACCTTGAAGCCTCCGTCCCGAATTCGCCCACCCACCAAAACACCTTGTAGCTGATTTGAGTTATTTTCGGGGGCAGGATGCAAATGACTGATTTGGGTCATTTACATTCTTTGCCTTCATTTTTATTGTAGAGGAAAGTTAAACCCTTCCGAATTATTGACGCCTTCGGGGGGTTGCTTGTCCAATAATCAAACGAAGGGGGAATGGTTATGTCCATCATGGATGATTGTGCAGGCACTCATGGAAAAATCCTGATTATCGAAGACGATCCTGATATTCGCGACGTGCTCCGGTTTCAGCTGGAACAGGCGAATTACAAAGTGATTGAAGCCGCAAACGGGGAAGAGGCCATTGACCTGATGAAAAAAGGATCCAACCTGCTGCAGGTGGGCCTGATCCTCACCGATATTCGCATGCCCAAAATAAATGGAGTAGAGGCCATCGAATACATCAAAGCCAACGCCCCGTCCATTCCGATCCTGGTGGTCACCGGGTATCCAGATACGGATTTGGCGGTGGACTTGTTGCGCAAGGGGGTCAAGGATTTCCTGGTAAAGCCCGTGGAAAAAGAAACGTTATTGAACAAGGTGGCTGCAATTCTCGCCTCCCCGCAGGAATTCAAATACGCGTGACCTCCGATCCCGTTTTTTCCAATACGGGTCAAATAATTTGCTAAGAAATAAGAAAGGAGATCGATGTCCACAGGCTCACACAGTGTTTAAGGGATTTGAAGACAAAATTTATTGGCTTGTTTCCAGCAAGGCAGGAGGTGTTCCATGCGTATTCCAGTTCGAACTCTCCCCCAAATCTGCTTGCTTTCCATACTTCTTTCGCTCCCTTCGACGGCGCGTTGCGCTGAACTTAAAGTGTCCACTTTGGGGGTGGCCCCACACAAAGTGGCCTCTTACCTGCATTCGGTCATTGAGGCCAACCGCACCATTTATTCTCAATACCTGGTCGATCGGCTCAAAGAAACGGTGAAACTGAATGCGACCGAAAACTGGGAGGAGGCCCACACCCTGCCTTTGCCCGCGCAATTCCTGGCCATGTCGGCGGATCGGGTGCGTTCCCAAAACCTGGGGTTGCAATACCGGCTCATCAGCCTGTGGCCAATCAATCCGGAGAATGGGCCCGAAAGCAACATAGAGGAAAAGGCGCTGAAGAAAATCAGCAAACCCTCCGAAACGCCCTTCGCCTGGATCGATGAAAGCAAAGGGGACCTCACCTTCAACACCCTGTATCCGGACAGGGCAATTACCCGCCAGTGCACCATTTGTCACAACAACCATCCGGACAGTGGAAAAAAAGATTTCAAGATGGGTGACGTGATGGGCGGGATCCTGGTGCGATTTCCCATCCATAGTGCCAACGATGGCCGGAACACCTACTTTTACGTTCCTCCGGAAACGGCTGCAGACTACATCCATGCCATTCTGGAGGCGGACCGCGCGGTGTATGCCAAACACGTGGTCCACCGGCTGGAAAAAAACAAGGTCAGCTACGCCTCGGCAAACTGGTGGGAAGACAATGCCCTTCTGCTGCCCGCTCAGTTTTTATTGAACGCCTCGGATTTGATTCAAAATCTTCGCCTGGGTTTTCATTACCGGTTGATCAGCCTCTGGCCGGTCAATCCTCACAATGGCCCGGGCAACAAATTTGAAAGGCTGGGATTGAAGGCCCTGGCCCAGTCCCCGGTGCACCCGTACAAACGCACGCTCCTGTCCGGAAACCGCGAGTTTTTTCAAGCCATGTATCCGGACCGCGCAACCACGCCTTCCTGTGTGAAATGCCACAATGCGCACCCCGAAAGCCCCAGGCACAACTTCAGGCTCTTTGACGTCATGGGCGCCATTGTGGTGAGCATTCCTTTGGACAGGGAGGAGGAACTCGTGTCGTTCGCGCCGGAGGAATAGTGGTTTCAGATATAAGGAGATGAACCGGCTGACTCCTGAATGTATTCATTCTGATAGAGGTTCTGCTCGATCCGCATCAGAATGCCGTTCCGTGTGACGGCCCCGGGTGTGAACTGGGGAGAGCACACCCTTTAAGGCAAAAAGGCTGACTCACGGAACAAAAAGGCCCTGCATCTTTTAAGAGGTGCAGGGCCTTTTCTCAAATCGCCACCATTTCCCGCTATTAGGGAAAACTTCAAGATACAAGCCACGCTCATCGTAAAGACGGAGGGTTTTCCAGGAGGGCTTGTCGTTTTTGACGGCAGTGCTGGTAAGGGCCATCTGGGGGAGCTCCGTTTTGAGTTCCATGATTGCCCTCAATGATGCCTCCGAATGTCAATACATCCCATCCAGTGCACCCGGACCCCAAAGCAATAAAAAAGCCCGCTTTTACGCGGGCTTACGGACCTGCTCGGATTTTATTGGAATTAAAATTGGTGGAGGCGGGGGGAATTGAACCCCCGTCCGGAAGTCTTCAACAAAAGGCGTCTACATGCTTAGTCCGCGTTTTGGATCTCACCGGAATTACTCCCGCGAACAGGATTGCATTCCAGCCAGCCTCTAAAGTTTAACCACACACTCCCGAGACGCGAAGTGTACAGCGAGTCCGCAGAGATGACGTCCATATCCTCCTCGCGGACCGAAGAGGACGGGACGGTAGCCGGTAAGGGTTAGTTACGCAGCTACAGCTACTTCATAATCATTGGCGATTATGTTTTGTACCGTTTTTTAAGGGGCCAACGGTATCCCCTGCATGCAACCTTCGTCTCCTTACTCCCGTCGAATCCAGATCGCCCCCCTATGCGTGAAGCGCCGATGACAGAACAAACGAAGTGTTTCTATACTATTAATATAACACCGCCCCCGCCGTTTCCCAAGCAATCAAAATCTTTTTACTTTCAATAGCTTATGCATTATGGCCCGGAGAGCCGGAAGCGGGGCTTGCCTGAATTCGGAATTCCGTTAACCTGAAAGAGATCGCCAAAGTTGTTTTTACGGGAGGGGCCTGAATGAAATCGGTTTTGATAGCCATCGCATTTGCCGGAACTTTGCTTTTCGGTGGCGCTTTCGCCCTGCTGTCCACAAACACGGATTATGTGGAAAAAAACGCCCAACGCTTTATCGCTGCCCAGATTGAAAACAAAATCCAGGAGGATTTCGGTCTATCTGCCGACCTCTCGAGCAAAGACTCAAACCCCAAGCTTCACATGTTAAAAAACCAGTTTTCAGGACAGGCCCGCAAACTGGAAAACCAACTTTTTTCTGACTTGCCTGATCGGATCGCGACCCAGATCGCAACCATGTGTGTCTGTGGTTCTACCGCAGAACAGGCCAAAGAAAAATACCGTCAAACCAAAAAGAAAGTGAAGCGGCTTATCGTCGATTCGTTGAAAGATGCGGCTCTGAGCTTTGAAACGGCCATCGATAACGTCAACCAACTCATTCATGCCCAATACTATATTGTCACTCAACGGTTGATTGCCGACCTGAAAATATTTACGGGATCGAACGCAACCCTGTTTCTAATCATTTTAAGTACGGCATTGTTGAAGAAAGACTCCTTGCGACCCATCTGGATTGCCGCAATCTTTTTACTTGCCGGCACTCTCACCTCCACTTTTTTCTACTTATTCAATCAAGACTGGTTTTATACCATTCTGTTCAATGACTACACAGGTTGGGCTTATCTTATTTACATCGGGTTGGTCAGTTTGTTTCTTGCAGATGTTTTATTGAACCGAGCCCGCGTTAGTTTAAAAATCCTCGAGATTTTCAAATCTGCTGGGAGTCTGGTTCCTGGCTGTTAATACTTTTTGTTCATTTTATTAAATCTTTCCGGCCCCTTAACTTTGTTCCTTAAAATAAAACACCCCCCAACCCGCTATTGGGGGGTGCGGCCAAAAGGAAAGGCCTGCCGGAGCCGGGAGCTTCCCAAAACCCTGGCGGCTCCGTTGGTCAATCCGGCCCCGGTTGGCTTTCCCGGGACCTTCCTTTTTATCGGGACCGCCTTGTAAAAAGTTGATTTTATTTACTTTATACATTAACATATGGCCTCTCCGAAGGGCCTCCGTTGGCCCGGAAATTCATTGATTTATGCACTTATAGGACTTGGAGGAAGCATGCGTGGTATCAGGTTGGCTTTGATCTGGATGATGGTATGGGGACTCCCGGCAACGGCGTTTGCGGACATGGACCCGAAATATTCGTGTCTCGATTACTTTTCGCGCCAGGTGACGGTGGTGAAAGCAAAAGACAGAAAAGCCCCGGCGGTGGAGGCGTCGTACACCTTCCGCGGCCTGCCGGTGCTGAACGTCAACTTCCACGCGCTCGCCGCCATGAAACCGAGCACCCTCATGCAGGAGTTCATGTACTACCGCGAATGCGGCCGCCATGTGCTTGGCTACGTCGTCAATCCCGCCACCACCGCCTTCCAACTGCGCAAACAGACGGAGCTCGCCGACTGCTGGGCGGTCAACCGGCTTTACTATTACAACGGCACCGACAAGGCAACGGTCATTAAAGTGCAGGAAATGCTCAACGCCCTGCCGCGCGGCCACTGGCAACACTTCCCCGGCCCCATGCGCATGGTCGATTTCCCAAAGAACTGCTATTTGCGTTGAGGGGAAGCAGTCCCGTTTTCCAGTCCCTGGGCGCGGTGTCGCCTCGCAGAGGATGTGTGATAGAGTGGGGGCATGGATAACCAATCCCAAAAACCTCCGCCCAGGCGCCAGGAAAATCCCATCTTCACCGTCTGGGTGCACGTTGGCTACACCATCCTCGTCATCTCCATGATCGGCTGGATGGTGTACATGGAATTCTTCATGTAGCAGAGTGCCTCTGCACCCAACTGGCCGGGTTGCACCCGGAAGCAATGGGTTATGCCCACCGTTGGCTCCCGGCGCCGCCGGGTCAGTGAATGGCCACGCGGCGTTCCAGCAGGTCCACCACTTTCGAAAACAGCAGGGTCAGCAACAGGTAGGTGAGCGCGACGTAGGTGTACGTCTCGAAGTAATTGAAGTGCGTCGCCGCGTACTGGTTGGCCACGCGCAGGATATCGCTGATGGCGAGCACGGAGACGAGGCTGGTGTCCTTCAGCATGCCCAGCGTCTGGTTGCCGATG
Coding sequences within it:
- a CDS encoding LuxR C-terminal-related transcriptional regulator, with protein sequence MSPDIDPPCSLSEADYIKVIESIRQFYRCETRGQLETLIKETLFPLFRVQTFGASWIDFDLGRKTQGHGKTIFQLGYTQEEADAWQKVYPYHEDITRLFATSLRPVLAFDVDLPRSSLQDVMKNFLCDHPQYRKPGFESLHTVTSLIALVDPPDFNIGIGLTRFQPYEDPFTAREVRLAELIRPSLIHALKFIAINEEWKTTRSLVNQLSKTASPMCLIQPQGLITFCNEAFQNITNLKRGQFLPESFRELIKEREEGLTEPACVEAPSDFMDFITLPSGDVHCAWTRLVHSDETEAGCWLLKMKPVADPYLNTMLVMKRAGLTPREKEIAERMCDGLGDSNISQRLFISPATLKNHFKSIYQKLDVHSRTQLMERLRPTSKSERS
- a CDS encoding helix-turn-helix transcriptional regulator is translated as MNNSKRFTLAETDYLNVIHIMQKLHPCRTRSDLKNCFKQDILPFFEADDAIYGSHDINLIKGLSLSVNAMDAVRVPGDQMPLVNKMGQYFISFPQTFSRTHRKVIAHDVDIPRERLQKEIQNFFKDHPQYSPLNIYPIQRGYESSLGTHDSGDKVTTGILRYAPNHKLWTRREIRLMELLLPALNGAIKRVAIQEQVKTHQALIVALETMDTPMALVQEDGRVPYRNAAFSHLVPVKSGGVLPQPLMGLVEQQKYRMKPDRRPDSASLRLAFYQHNGSTHRLDLTELNANGNGRDPAWLLRLDAADDPHTGLHRTLQTAELTPREVEVAILAGDGLEDADIAQRLFISAATLKNHFRRIYKKLGVHSRTQLVANLRSSWNPIAGG
- a CDS encoding helix-turn-helix transcriptional regulator, which gives rise to MDDRTHTALPENDYQALIQIMHRLYNCKAKSDLKAVFKNSILPFFEAEDSSYAWMDVQMIEDKLIPGQTIDCILIPEKQFSILEKISGYMVSIGETFIQSGRPVIAHDVDIPREKLQEELQNFFRDHPIHTPADLYGNESYLATLVANHRPDNVVVGLHRYAPNDKLWTRREIRLMELLHPTLFSVIKRVAIQEQVKTHKALVAALDQTGAPMALVGEGGRVLYRNAAFSCIVAVESGGVLPPPLRKLLERQANRMNPAKVPESGAPLLAFFPQGQAVYRLDFTQLFQDGNRADPTWILRLHPVDDPYTRLRLNLQKAGLTPREMETAILAGDGLDDVDIAQRLFISPNTLKNHFKSIYRKLDVHSRTQLVANLRSSWKPIAGG
- a CDS encoding helix-turn-helix transcriptional regulator, which codes for MDDRNHTSLPEKDYLKIIEIIQALNRCQIREDINLVALNHLLPLVEADHMGVAFSGMDIGNKQHLPCRVFMGSFKNRVELSDQEYEAIEKAFPYYKSTAKTLLETFRPVISHDIDIPREELQKELSQFFADHPQYNRDKFFYLKNIESTLAVMEPRDWNLAMGFNRFYPGAKFWTRREIRLIELLRPTLFTAVKRVAIQEQVKTHKALVAALDQTGAPMALVGEGGRVLYRNAAFSTMVEVDTGGVLPRPMRELVEQQVARMSPDEIPESGAPLLAFFPQGQAVYRLDFTQLFRDGNRADPAWILRLHPVDDPYTRLRLNLQKAGLTPREMETAILAGDGLDDVDIAQRLFISPNTLKNHFKSIYRKLDVHSRTQLVARLRPPPEP
- a CDS encoding helix-turn-helix transcriptional regulator, translating into MNGTRHTSLEERDYLAILDIIPRMLDCRCREDIKISIQKYILPLFEAQSAMWVWVDVDFLSERLRNPKFIGSAGIPEEELEIIHLFVPYQFSIPQKIAETTRLVVAHDIDIPREKIEKEKDLFFADHPQYRGEKGNYLRQPVNILGTIDRPDFSLAFGIQRRFPFDKPFTLRDIRVLELIQPHLLRVIKTVVLNEELTKYKALTETLAETSSAVALVSLDHRIIFRNATFSQLLPVQENQRLPRKVADLLETEASKYISPFSSDSSTLELPFIQLPKGMFRLTASPMSPQGEVEEQCWLLQLKPATEPFSQMNLLMQNKSLTPREMEIAYLICDGMTDQEIGGRLFISIHTVKNHFKSIYRKFDVHSRTQLVATLQSFKPTPEG
- a CDS encoding helix-turn-helix transcriptional regulator is translated as MARQSHTPLPEKDYLKIIEIIQALHRCRNRNDMRQFIQKYFVEGMEVDYVAWGWVEVQKDLMKVRGAQVLDCVGLPENEIECVRKMLDYHDQLTEFILNGFRTVTAADVDHSRSLLPRQVDAFFTDHPEYDRETMKVGKLVTAMCFFDRPNLDVGLGLNRVFPNTKAFTLRDVRMLELLQPVLVATIKRIALQEQLKTYQVLTDALADCDLPLALTQTDGRLLFRNERFQQIVPVEPMSLLPETLIALLHKQAARIYPEHPSTAAAPGIETFEHGGEAYRFEATPVHPDTALDNPAWLLRLHPADDPHSTLHRHLQTAKLTPREVEVAILATDGMEDAHIAERLFISPHTLKNHLKQIYRKLGVQNRTKLVARLKPF
- a CDS encoding response regulator; amino-acid sequence: MSIMDDCAGTHGKILIIEDDPDIRDVLRFQLEQANYKVIEAANGEEAIDLMKKGSNLLQVGLILTDIRMPKINGVEAIEYIKANAPSIPILVVTGYPDTDLAVDLLRKGVKDFLVKPVEKETLLNKVAAILASPQEFKYA
- a CDS encoding Tll0287-like domain-containing protein codes for the protein MASYLHSVIEANRTIYSQYLVDRLKETVKLNATENWEEAHTLPLPAQFLAMSADRVRSQNLGLQYRLISLWPINPENGPESNIEEKALKKISKPSETPFAWIDESKGDLTFNTLYPDRAITRQCTICHNNHPDSGKKDFKMGDVMGGILVRFPIHSANDGRNTYFYVPPETAADYIHAILEADRAVYAKHVVHRLEKNKVSYASANWWEDNALLLPAQFLLNASDLIQNLRLGFHYRLISLWPVNPHNGPGNKFERLGLKALAQSPVHPYKRTLLSGNREFFQAMYPDRATTPSCVKCHNAHPESPRHNFRLFDVMGAIVVSIPLDREEELVSFAPEE
- a CDS encoding Arm DNA-binding domain-containing protein, with protein sequence MELKTELPQMALTSTAVKNDKPSWKTLRLYDERGLYLEVFPNSGKWWRFEKRPCTS